The following proteins come from a genomic window of Gossypium raimondii isolate GPD5lz chromosome 5, ASM2569854v1, whole genome shotgun sequence:
- the LOC105770938 gene encoding ATPase GET3B — translation MAKAVAWHASFTSYSSSSSSSPFPRNPIVPVGFSLSLSPRIHTLSSAFPSLSIKPKRPNSSFEVRSVAAPAEDIAGFDEMVSGTERKYYMLGGKGGVGKTSCAASLAVKFANNGHHTLVVSTDPAHSLSDSFAQDLTGGMLVPVEGPDFPLFALEINPDKAREEFRDATKNNGGTGVKEFMDGMGLGMLVEQLGELKLGELLDTPPPGLDEAIAISKVMQFLESPQYNMFTRIVFDTAPTGHTLRLLSLPDFLDASIGKILKLRQKIASATSAIKSVFGQEETKQNAADKLERLRERMVKVRDLFRDADSTEFVIVTIPTVMAVSESSRLSASLKKENVPVKRLIVNQILPPSASDCKFCAVKRKDQMRALDVIQSDPELSSLKLIQSPLVDMEIRGVPALKFMGDIVWK, via the exons ATGGCGAAAGCTGTAGCTTGGCATGCTTCATTTACTTCAtattcttcttcatcatcatcatctccaTTTCCAAGAAATCCCATTGTACCAGTTGGTTTTTCTCTTTCACTTTCACCCAGAATTCATACTTTATCTTCAGCTTTTCCTTCACTTTCCATCAAACCAAAAAGGCCCAACAGCTCTTTTGAAG TGAGATCTGTGGCTGCTCCTGCAGAAGATATTGCTGGGTTTGACGAAATGGTTTCTGGGACAGAACGTAAGTATTACATGCTAGGCGGCAAGGGAGGTGTAGGGAAAACAAGTTGTGCTGCTTCACTAGCAGTTAAATTCGCAAATAATGGACACCACACTCTGGTGGTTTCTACTGATCCGGCTCATTCCTTGAGTGATTCTTTTGCACAG GATTTGACTGGAGGGATGCTAGTACCGGTTGAAGGACCTGACTTTCCATTGTTTGCTCTTGAG ATAAACCCAGACAAGGCTAGGGAAGAGTTTCGAGATGCAACTAAGAACAACGGTGGAACCGGGGTCAAAGAATTCATGGATGGCATGGGCCTTGGGATGCTTGTAGAACAG TTAGGAGAGCTGAAATTGGGAGAGCTACTTGACACTCCGCCTCCTGGTTTAGATGAAGCTATTGCAATTTCAAAG GTGATGCAATTTCTTGAATCACCGCAATATAATATGTTTACTCGAATAGTTTTTGACACTGCACCAACG GGACATACATTGCGACTTTTGTCATTGCCAGACTTCTTGGATGCATCAATAGGCAAGATTTTAAAG CTTAGACAGAAGATTGCTTCAGCCACCTCCGCCATAAAATCTGTTTTCGGGCAAGAAGAAACCAAACAGAATGCT GCTGACAAGTTGGAGCGATTGAGGGAGAGGATGGTAAAAGTGAGAGACCTTTTCCGTGATGCGGATTCTACAGAGTTTGTCATCGTCACAATCCCAACG GTGATGGCAGTTAGTGAGTCGTCGAGGTTAAGTGCCTCCTTGAAGAAGGAAAATGTTCCTGTGAAGAGACTTATTGTTAATCAGATTCTTCCTCCATCTGCCTCTGACTGCAAGTTTTGTGCAGTGAAAAGGAAG GATCAGATGCGTGCTCTTGATGTGATCCAGAGTGATCCAGAGCTATCGAGCTTGAAGTTAATCCAGTCACCCTTGGTTGACATGGAGATTAGAGGTGTTCCAGCACTTAAATTTATGGGTGACATTGTTTGGAAATAA